One region of bacterium genomic DNA includes:
- a CDS encoding ABC transporter permease — protein MAEKLFPLADPLQKTIKIDGRSFQVIGVLEEKKSSLGGGFDNYLIMPISKFERMFSER, from the coding sequence GTGGCGGAAAAACTCTTTCCCTTGGCCGATCCGCTGCAAAAAACCATCAAAATCGATGGCCGTTCCTTTCAGGTGATCGGCGTCCTGGAAGAGAAGAAATCAAGCCTGGGCGGAGGGTTTGACAACTATCTGATCATGCCGATATCGAAATTTGAAAGAATGTTCTCCGAACGCG